Below is a window of bacterium DNA.
ATCTGTAGCAGCCGCGCATGGTTTTCCTGCCAGACGGCGAGCTGATTCATCACAGTGTCCCCCTCCGGGCTTGAAGGCGTGGCGAGAAACGCGGCAACATGGCTCGCGAAGGCCCGGGCGGTCATCGATTCCGGCCGGGCTGCATCGACAACCCGGGTATAAGGGGAGTGCTGCAAATAGGTCACGCCCTGGCTGTGGCGCGCATAGAGCTTGAGCGGCTCGACCACATCCGTGAAGGTCCGCAATGCACTGGTCTCCTGCTGGTTAGTCAAGCGGCGCAGCATCATCTCATAATTTTTGATATGGGTCAGTCCCAGCTCCTCCATCCGGGGGGAGAGGATCTCCATCCGGCGGTACATGTCATCGACATCGCGCACCGAAGCGGGCGACCAGAGACGTTCGGCGATGACAGCGGTACGCGGCCAGATGCGCGAATCGACCGTTTCCGGGGTGACCAGCTCAGCCCAGCTGGTGGCTTCGCCGCCAAGAATGCGTGCCGCCTCGTCCGGAGTTAGAGCGGAATCAGCCGGCACCGGATCGTTGAGATAATGAAAAGAGGCCGGCTGGATGAGGTCGATGTAATAGCCATTCGAGAGAATGCCCTGATAGCCCTGACGGGCGGACTTGACTAGGAACTGCGGTCCACGCCAGGACTGGATGACGATCGTCTTGGGCATCTGCGGATGAAGGATTTCGTCCCAGCCGACCATCTTCTTGCCATGTCGGCTGAGAATCTTAAGCAAACGGCTGTTGAAATAGGCCTGCAGCGAATGGTTGTCCTTGATGCCGTTCCGCTTCATCCAGGCCTGAATGGCCGGACTGGCGTTCCACTGTTTGCCATTGTTCTCGTCGCCGCCGATATGCAGATAGGGGTCGGGGAAAAGCGACGCCATTTCGCCGAGGAAACGTTCGAGCAGCTTGTAGGTGCTCTCTTTGGTTGGATCCATGGTGGGATCGAAGACACCCCAGCGCCGTTCGATGGTGTAGGGGCCGGGAGCGCTGGCCAACTCGGGATGGCTGACAAACCAGGCGGTGGTGTGGCCGGGCATGTCGAATTCTGGAATCACACGGATGCCGCGTTCATCGGCATAATCAATGATCTCCTTCATCTGCGTCTGTGTGAAAAAAAAGCCATCCGAGCCCAGCCGTGTGAGTTCCGGGTAGAGTTTGCTCTCGATCCGGAATCCCTGATCTTCCGACAGATGGAGATGGAGCACATTCATTTTGACCGCTGCCATGCCGTCGAGATTGCGTTTGATCACCTCCAGGGGCAGCCAGTGACGGCAGACATCGATCATCAGACCGCGCCAGGGGAAGCGCGGCTTGTCCTGGATGGTGAGGGCCGGAAAGTAGAATCCCTGCGCATCAGCCTGCAACAGCTGCAGGAGAGTCTCGAGACCGCGCAGGCCGCCGAGATCGGTGACGCAATGCAGTTCGATCTTTTGCGGGGAGATGGTCAGGGAGTAGGATTCGTCTTCGCCGAGAGCGACCTTGCCGGGCCGCTGGCAGGTGATCGTCAGTGAGGGCTGCTCCACTCGCGTGCTGGCGGTGATGACATCCTGGGTCATGAAAAGACCGGTCCGTCCGGAAAGGCGGCGTAGCATGCGGGTCGCAGCGCTGTAGAGCCGCGGTTCAGCCGGCCCGGTTACCACGGTGGTGAAGGCGGCATCGAGGCGGAACTGGCCTTCGGCCAGGGTCACCCTTTCGGGCAGCGGCATGAGGTCCAGGGTTGCAGCAGCCGGAAGGATGGCGGGCAAGGAGAGGAAAAGGCCCACAATCCCGATCAGTACATGCTTTTTCATACATCTCCTCTTGTGCTATTTCTTTAACATAATGCGATCATACAACCATAGACCGGCCATGCAGACGATCCCCATCAAGGCCACAACGGTCCACATCAGCGGAGCGCGGGTGGCCAGCCCCTGGTCGGCGGGATTCCTGATCAGAGATTCAAACAGATAGCCGCCCAGCGGGGCGCCAACGATAGTCCCCAGAGCCATAGGAAGGTTGGCGTATCCTAGGTAGAGTCCCTCCTGCCCTCTCGGGGCAATGGCACCGATATACTGGTAGATACGCGGCGAGGCGAACATTTCGCCGACGGCCATCGAAGCAATGGAGATGAGAATGAAGAGGCCAGCCAGTGGCATTGCAAACGAGCCGATCGCTATGGGCTGCAGGGCACCGCCGCTCGTCAGGCTCGGAATGATATTGAGCAGCATGCCGACGACGGTGACACCGACACCCGCCATGATCGACTTGAGTGGGCTCCAGGCTTTGGAGAATCGCGTCAACAACAGCTGAAAGCAGACGATCATCACCGGATTCATCAGGGTGTAGAGCTCGACCGGAGCCTCCTTGTCGATAAAGCGCAGATAAAGCGGGATCAGATTATAGATCTGGACATAAATGAACCAGAAAAAGCTGATGACGACGAGAAAAAATACAAAACGCAGTTTGCCCAGGACGATGACCATCTCCTTGAGGGCTTCGCCGGCGCTTTTGGGTTTTTGAACCGCGGAAGCCGCCTGGGGCTGCTGATACAACGGCTCGCGGTAAATAAAGAGGACGATCAGCAGGCCGATGAGCGCAAAGGTGGTGGCCACTGAGGAAAAGATAGCCGGTATGCCATAATGGGTGCGCACGAAGTAGGAAACCGTGCGGCCGAGCATTGAGCCGATGTTGATCACCATGTAAAAAATGGCAAAGCCAAAGGTGGTATTGCTGCCAGAGGTTTTTTGCACCGTACCGGAGATGCAGGGTTTGACGATGCTGCCGCCGATGCCGATCAGGAGGATGCCAGCCACAGCCGGCAGGGTATAATCGATCCGGCTCGGGTCGCCGCCAATCAACGCCGGCCAAGTTCTTTGTAGAGAGCCCATGGTCAGGTAGCCCAAGGATATCAGCAGGAAAGCAAGCACCAGGGATTTTTTAAAGCCGAAGCGGTCAGCGAGCGTGCCGCTGAGAATCGGCAGAAAATAGATCAATCCCCAGAGCAGGGTACCGTTGAGAAAGGTCGATTTGGTCGGGGCCATGCCCAGGGTTTCGTTGAGATAGATGACAACGAACGAGGCCACGGCGTAGTAGGCGCCGCGTTCAAAGAGTTCGACGGTATTGGCGGTCCAGAATGTCGCCGGGAATTTGCTTTTCATAGTTCTCCAGGTTTAGGGGTGATTTGCCAGCTCTTGAGCGTGGTCGCCACCAGGGGCTTCCACAGGGTGTAACCCGCGGCATTACAGTGCATGCCGTCGTCGCTCAGTTCCCGGCGCAGCTTGCCGGTGCTGTCCGCCACGGTGGTGTAGAAATCAAGATACTGGTACCCCTCCCTTTCGCAGAGCATTTGAATCCAGCGGTTGAGCGCCTGGATTTGCCCGATGGGGTGGGTGGCCAAGGCGGCTTCCTTGCCGGAGAGGTAATCATTGACCGGCATGATCGCGCCGACCGCGACCTGAATGTTCTGGGAGGCCGCCATGCGGCAAAGGCGGGCGATATTGGCGCGGCTCTCGTCCAGGTTCATCCGCTTGTCCGGCCAGAGGTCGTTGAGGCTGCCACAAAAGAGGATCATGGCAGCCGGTTTGAGCTGGGCCACATCCTGGCGGTATCGCAGCCAGAATTGATGGGTGCTCTCGCCGCCGATGCCGCGGTTGAGGATAGGCACACCCGGGAAATCCTGGGCCAGATTCCAGTTATCGACCGAGGAGGAACCGTAAAACACCACCCGCTTTTCCGCCGGCCGCGGCAGTCCGGCCTCGGCATTGGTCTCCGCATAGCGAGCGAGGGATTGTTTGAGGGCTTCTTGTTCGGACCTCACGGCCGGTTCGATCAGCCCCTTGCCCTGATCGAGGCGGATGGCGGACACGCCGAAAGCCAGCAGGGCGGTTCGGGCCATGAGCCCATCCCCGGCGGGGAGCATATGGACGCCATCATAGGTCAGGATGCCGCGGTCACTCATTCCCGGTTTCTGCAGGGGCTGGAGTACCCTGCGGAATGCGGCATCCTGATCGACGAGCAGGCACTTTTCTTTTTTGGCGATCTCCCGCAAAGCCTGATTGTAAGGGACAAGTGCGCGGTTTTCTGGCGAATCGAGGTTTTCCTTGATCACCGTGGTGGTGAAGAGGGCGACCTTGATGTTTTGCGCCTGGGCGCGCCGCACCATCTCCACCACCTTCTCCTTGTACACCGCCAGTGGAACAGCGGAAAGCTGGGTCCAACCCCGCTCCCTGGCCAGAAAGCCATGCCAGACATCGTTGACGCCGACGCTGATGGTCACCCAGGCGGGTTTGAAATCGAGGACATCGCGCTGAAAGCGCTCCGCCATATCCGTCGATTTATGGCCGCTGATGCCGGCGTTGACCAGGTAGATCCGGCGCTCGGGATAGAGCACGGCCAGGCTCTTGCGCATCAGATTCACATACCCGGCGGGATTCTCGCCCAGTTCGGTGATGCTGTTGCCCAGGGTCACGACGACCTCCTGGTCCTGCAGGAGCAGATCCTGACCGAAGAGGAGGGTGGCACCCAGCAGCAGGGTTGCGATGATTCTTTTGCAGAAGTGCATGTGGTATTCTTTCACAAGATGAATCGTTTATTCAAACTCCACGCGCAGCGTGGCGATACGGTTCGGCGCGAGATGGATGCGCACCCTGTCACCGGTGGCGGTCAAGGCCGGGCCTTGCTCCTCCATAAAATTGGATAGGCAGGCGGTTTTAACTGTCCGGGGCAGGCGGATGACCGCGTCTGTGGGTTTGCCGGCGAATTCAAACAGGCGCAGAATCCAGATCTTGTCCGCCGCCGAATCGGGGCCGTCGATCGGCTCATGGCACTTGATGGTATGCAACATTACATTCGGGGCGTCGACGCTGGCGAAGGAGAGGGCAGCGGGAAGCTCGCCGGTGCCGCCGGAGACCACGCGCGCCAGCAGGGGATAATTGTACTCGTAGCCCTGGCGCATGCTGCCGCCCTCCCGCCAGCCGCCCCGGTGCGGCAGCAGAGCGTATTCGATGCGGTGCTTGCCGCGATCGGCGAGGGGATCCGGCCAGATCGGCGCGCGCAGCAGGGTCAGGCGCATGATATTGTCCCTGACATCACCACCGTATTTGGCGCGGTTAAGCAAGGTCACACCGTAGTCATTTGCCGGATCGGAGAGGTCAAACCATTTCTGCATATTGACCTCATGCCGCGCTTTTTCCCAGTCGGTGCGGCGCGTCGCCGGCCGGCGGATGGTACCGAAGGGAATCTCGAAGGTAGCGGCGGTATCGTCGGCATTGACGGCAAAAGCCACCTTGAGGGCGACGTGCTCCTCCCACCAGTCGGCTTGGGTGACGAAATCGATACGGTAGAGGCTGTCGTAAAGGATGATATCCTGGGTGAAATAGCTGTCAGGATTATCCGGCGTGGGCATCTCCTTGACCACCCCGGGCTTGAGAAAATCATGCTCGGCGCGCAAAACCATGCGCACCGGCCCGCTCTCGATAACCTTCATGCTACGGAACGCCGGGGCATAGCGCTCGCCCAAGGCGATCTCCCAGGCATCCCATTGCGCAGGGGTATCCTTGAAAAGCTGGAGCTCATTGCCAGCTCCGCGCAACACCTCGCGGCTCAGGGACTTGTCGTAGATTCGCTTGATAAAGCCGGTATGATCATCCATTTCGAGGAGATAACGGTTGCTCTCGAGGATGTGCTCCGCGGCCTTGAGCGAGGTGGCATAAGCGGCGGTGGCACGTGGCCGCAGGGTGAAGAGGGCGTAGCCGACGGCCGGGACATTCCGGGCGATGAAGATCAGGCGGCGCAGATAGCGTCCGGAGCCGGCCTGCTGGCCGGGGATCTCCTCCCCGGCGGGGATGAACTGCGAAGGGAGCTCGCTGCCGCGGGCATCAAAGACCGCTGGATTCTCCGGTGCCGAGGGCGGGAGATCCAGGGTCACTAGGTCGCTGCGCTCCCAGGCGAGGGGATTATAGACCAGGATGGTGTTCCGGGCGTCCGGCGCGGCTGCCTTGGCCGCGAAGAAATCGAGCGACTGTTCCAGGGTGTGCCGGCCGATCTCCTTGCAGGCGGCATAGAGTTCCGCCGCATCGCGGTAGACGCCGTGTATGCTCGAGCCCGGCAGGATATCGTGAAACTGGTTGAAGAGGAGTCCGCGCCAGCCCTCGCGCAGGTCGCGGCGCGGATAGCTTTGCCCCTGAAGGGCGGCGACCGCAGCGAGCTGTTCGGCCTCGCCGAAGAGGATCTCGCTCTCGCGGTTGTTCTTTTTGGTTGCCGCCTGTGTGGTGGCGGTGCCGCGGTGGTACTCCAGGTAGAGCTCGTCCTTCCAGACTGGCAATTGGCTGAGATCATGGCTGTACAACCAGTCGACGTAGGTTTGAGCGGTGCCATAAACCACCGTGGGGAAAATATCGAGCTTTTTAAAATACTCGGCCTGGTCCAGCATCTCGGGGGTGGGTCCCCCGCCGTGATCGCCGACACCGTAGAGGACGAGCATCCTTTTCAGGCCGGTGTTGGCGTCAAACTGGCGCAGCCAGTCGGCGAGCTGGTAGGCATCGGTCAGGGCGTTGGTGTAATCGTAGGGGAAATAGGTGAGCAGGCGGCTGCCATCCGGTCCTTCCCACCAGAAGAGCCGGTATGGAAACATATTGGTATCGTTCCAGCCGATTTTCTGGGTGATAAAAGCTTGGATCCCCGCCTCACGGTAGAACTGGGGCATATTCCAGTTATAGCCGAAGGAGTCGGGATTCCAGCCTGTGGTGACATCGACACCGAATTTCTTGCGGAAATAAGCTTTACCGTACAGGAGCTGGCGCGCCCAGGATTCGCCGGAGATCAGGTTGCAGTCGGGCTCGACCCACATCCCGCCGATGATCTCCCAGCGTTTCTCCTGCACCCGGGACTGAATGCGGGCGAAGAGGTCGGGATAGAGATTTTCCATCCACCAGAAGAGGTGGGCCTGGCTTTGGGTATAGGTGAAATCGGGGCGGGCGACCATCATGTCGAGGACGGAGGTAAAGGTATTGCGCGTCACCTGGATGGTCTCGGGATAGCGCCAGAGCCAGGCGCAGTCGATATGAGCGTTGGCGTCGAGGACGAGGGTAAACTCCTTGGCGAATTTCGCCACCGGCTGCAGGGCTTTGCGGGACTTTTGTAACGAGGCATTAAAATCAACGAAACGGCCGGCTTCGAGCGCGGCGGTATCGACCAGGCTTGCGGCCTGATCCAGCTGCTGTCGTAAAGTGGCGCGCCGTGCGGCCGGTGTAATGCTGTGGTCAATCCCCTCATCGCGGCGGGTGCGGCCGACCTGGAGGTAAGTGTCGCCGCTGACGAGCTTTTGGCCGATGCGCAGGCTGAGGATATAGTTCTCGATCGTCTGAGTGTATGGCGCCATCTCCTGGTAGTAGAGTCGGGCCGAGAGCAGCCGCATCGGGCCGCCGGTATTGATCGCCTTGATCGCCAGGCTGAAGCGCTGTCCGGAGGCTATATTCTCGCCAAGGGTGAATCGGCCGTTCCAGGTAAAACGTCCCTTGTTCTGGCCATCGACAAAGAAAACGCCCGCGTCATCGACCTCCAAGGCGATTTCAAGCTTGCCCCGGGGCGGCTGGCCCATGATCTGCGGGGGGACGGTATAAGTGGCGCGCATCCAGGCCGAATCGGCCGTCAAACGCTGGTTGAAGATGATGGCGGGCCAAGCGCTGTCGTCGCAGCCGGGCTGCATACCATCGGCGGTCACTTTTGGAATAAATTTCCAGTCTGCTACAGAAAACAGAGCGTGCTGCTCGAGCCGGGCGCAGAGCTGGTCAACCGGGGATTGGGCCGAACCGGCGAGAGTGCACAGCATCATGCCGAGCACAAGGCTGCGGAATGGTTTCATCAAGGCCTCCAGGGGGGGAAAGGTATGCAGACTGTCAGAGTGAAAGATAGGAAAAATTTGGCAAGGGGGCAAATCTTTTTCGCGGCCGCGGGAGGAATCCTGCAGGATCAATCTATTGGGCCGGATTCGAAAAGCCCGAGGCGGACTGGAGAGGTGTTCGCATCCAGGCCGCGTACAGCGCTGGCTTCAGGTCCGCAGCTGGTGGAGCACGAGACGGAGCTGGTCAATATGGCCTTCTTCCTCGGTGATGGTCTCCTGCACCACCTGTTGCTCCTTCGGATCGACGTGCTGGATGAGCTGGCGTAGCAAGGCCAGGGTGGCTTCTTCGGTCTGCATGGCGAACTCGACCGCAGTCAGATCATCAAAGTTAGCCGCGGTATCGATCGCGTCCTGCTCGTCGCTGAACATCTTGTGCTGCCAGAGCTGTTCGATATAGGCTTCATATTCTCCGGCGTAGCTTTCGGCCGCCGCCGGCGGTTCGAGGGTTTCGGCGAGGCGGGCAAAGCGCTCTTCGTGTACTTTTTCCTGCTGAGCGATGGCCGCGGCGGTGTTGCGCAGGGCCGGGCTTTCGGCACTCTGGGCAAGCGCGGCATAGAAGGCGGCGCCGTTGTGCTCCTCAGTTATATTCATGGTGATGATTTCATGGGCAAGGAAAAGATTGGCCATTCTCTTTTCTCCTTCAGGTTGCGGCTGCTTGTACCCTATTTGCCGCGCAAGCCGAGGGCATACAGTTTGCCTGCGGTATCAAAAGCGGTGGCGGAGGTGGAGAGCACAAGGATCTCCTTTTCTCGCGCCTTGGCAAGGACGGTGTCGTCGGGGATGAGATCGTCCGGCAAGATGACGCCTGCCAGGGTTTTAAAAAAGCAGATAGCGATGACATTCATATGCGTCTGGCTGGTGATCCAGAGCGAGCCCTTGACCGCCTTGGCCATCACATCGCTGAGCATATCTGAGATGCAGGCAGTGCTCACCTCAAGCGGCTGCCCGGGATCGCCGCTGAGTATTCTGCAATCCAGTTCCTGGATGATCTGGCTGAGCTGCATGGTTCTCTTCCTTCTGCAAAGGATCAGTCCGGCAAAAGCCTACTGACCGGATCGCGCCGGCAGGATGACGCTAAACGTGGAGCCTCTGTCGAGTTCACTCTCGACGGTGATCTGTCCGTGATGGTCATCGATAATCCGCCGGCAGATGGCCAATCCAAGGCCGGTGCCGGAGATCTTGCGCGCCAGAGCGTTTCGGCCGCGGAAAAACTCGCCAAAGATCTTTTGCAAATCCTCTTTGGACATGCCGATGCCGGTATCGGTGACCGCGATCTCGATATGGCCGTCTCGGTGGCGCCCGGACACCTTGACCTGTCCCTGCGGCGGTGTATACTTGATGGCGTTGCTGATGAGATTGGCGAAAAGCCGCGCCAGGTCATCCCGATTACCGACCACCTCCGGCAGCCCCTCCACGCCCTCAAGAGTGACCGTTAGTGATTTCGCTGTGGCCTCATTCTGATAGAACTGCAGGGTCTCCTCCAGAATGGGGCCAAGCTGAACCGGTTCCATGACCTTGGCGGCGGCGTGGCGCTCGGCCCGCGACATCTCCAAAAGGTCATTGATCAGCAGCAGCAGGCTCTCGGCTTTGTCGCGTGAGCGCGTAATAATCTCTTTCTCCTTCTCCGGATGGCCGGCGGTGAGGCCGTCGAGGATGAGATTGAGGTAACCAGCGATGGCCGCCACCGGGGACTTGAGCTCGTGGCTGACCAGGTTGACGAAATCGCTCTTGAGCTGCTCCAGTTTTTTATCTTCGGTAATGTCGACCAGCACGGTCACCGTGCCCCAGAGTTCGCCCTTGTCATCGTGCAGGGGGGCGGTATTGGCTTGCAGGAAACGTCCTTCGGCGGCAGCGAATTCGGCGCGGGTCATGGAGGCGGTGCGGGTCACCCTTTCCAGTTCGCCGGCTATGAGCTTTTCCAGTTCCGGATTCCCCAGCAAGCCCTCCACGGTCAGGCCCACGGAATTTTCCATGTTAAGGTTGAGAAGCTGCTGCGCGGCGGGATTCATCAAAACGATCTTTCCGGCACGATTGGTGGCAATCAGTCCTTCACTCATGCAGTTGATTAGGGTCATGGTGCGGGACTTTTCATTGGAGAGTTCGAGCAGGTTGCGGTCACGTTCCTGCCTCAAGGCCTCCGCTTCGAGCAGGAGCCAGCGTTTCTCCAGGCCACGCCGGATTTTGGTACGCAGCTCATCCGGCGAGAAAGGCTTGGGGAGGTAATCGTAGGCCCCTTTGCGCATGGCGTCGACAGCAGTCTCGATGGTGGCAAAACCGGTGATGATGATGGTGATGATCTGATCGTCATATCCCTGGACCTTTTCCAGCACCTCTAGACCGCCCATCTCGGGCATCATCAGATCGACCAAAATCATGTCGTAGGGGCTCTTCTGGATCATCTCCCAACCGATGCGGCCATTCTCCGCCAGATCGACCTTGAAATTGGGGCTTTGCAGGATGCGCTGGCAGCCGATGCGGATGATCTCCTCATCATCCACGACCAGAATACGGGCGTCACGGCTCTGGATCATGCGCGACGCCTTTCGTGATCAGTCTGCCGATACGCGCCACCAGATCGGCGGGTTTGAGCGGTTTGGAGGCGAAATCATCCACCTTCATCCACTCCTTATCCTCGCTGAACTGGAAACTGAAGCCGGTCTTCTCCTGGGCCGA
It encodes the following:
- a CDS encoding DRTGG domain-containing protein — encoded protein: MQLSQIIQELDCRILSGDPGQPLEVSTACISDMLSDVMAKAVKGSLWITSQTHMNVIAICFFKTLAGVILPDDLIPDDTVLAKAREKEILVLSTSATAFDTAGKLYALGLRGK
- a CDS encoding response regulator, which produces MIQSRDARILVVDDEEIIRIGCQRILQSPNFKVDLAENGRIGWEMIQKSPYDMILVDLMMPEMGGLEVLEKVQGYDDQIITIIITGFATIETAVDAMRKGAYDYLPKPFSPDELRTKIRRGLEKRWLLLEAEALRQERDRNLLELSNEKSRTMTLINCMSEGLIATNRAGKIVLMNPAAQQLLNLNMENSVGLTVEGLLGNPELEKLIAGELERVTRTASMTRAEFAAAEGRFLQANTAPLHDDKGELWGTVTVLVDITEDKKLEQLKSDFVNLVSHELKSPVAAIAGYLNLILDGLTAGHPEKEKEIITRSRDKAESLLLLINDLLEMSRAERHAAAKVMEPVQLGPILEETLQFYQNEATAKSLTVTLEGVEGLPEVVGNRDDLARLFANLISNAIKYTPPQGQVKVSGRHRDGHIEIAVTDTGIGMSKEDLQKIFGEFFRGRNALARKISGTGLGLAICRRIIDDHHGQITVESELDRGSTFSVILPARSGQ
- a CDS encoding ferritin family protein; translated protein: MANLFLAHEIITMNITEEHNGAAFYAALAQSAESPALRNTAAAIAQQEKVHEERFARLAETLEPPAAAESYAGEYEAYIEQLWQHKMFSDEQDAIDTAANFDDLTAVEFAMQTEEATLALLRQLIQHVDPKEQQVVQETITEEEGHIDQLRLVLHQLRT
- a CDS encoding glycoside hydrolase family 38 C-terminal domain-containing protein, encoding MKPFRSLVLGMMLCTLAGSAQSPVDQLCARLEQHALFSVADWKFIPKVTADGMQPGCDDSAWPAIIFNQRLTADSAWMRATYTVPPQIMGQPPRGKLEIALEVDDAGVFFVDGQNKGRFTWNGRFTLGENIASGQRFSLAIKAINTGGPMRLLSARLYYQEMAPYTQTIENYILSLRIGQKLVSGDTYLQVGRTRRDEGIDHSITPAARRATLRQQLDQAASLVDTAALEAGRFVDFNASLQKSRKALQPVAKFAKEFTLVLDANAHIDCAWLWRYPETIQVTRNTFTSVLDMMVARPDFTYTQSQAHLFWWMENLYPDLFARIQSRVQEKRWEIIGGMWVEPDCNLISGESWARQLLYGKAYFRKKFGVDVTTGWNPDSFGYNWNMPQFYREAGIQAFITQKIGWNDTNMFPYRLFWWEGPDGSRLLTYFPYDYTNALTDAYQLADWLRQFDANTGLKRMLVLYGVGDHGGGPTPEMLDQAEYFKKLDIFPTVVYGTAQTYVDWLYSHDLSQLPVWKDELYLEYHRGTATTQAATKKNNRESEILFGEAEQLAAVAALQGQSYPRRDLREGWRGLLFNQFHDILPGSSIHGVYRDAAELYAACKEIGRHTLEQSLDFFAAKAAAPDARNTILVYNPLAWERSDLVTLDLPPSAPENPAVFDARGSELPSQFIPAGEEIPGQQAGSGRYLRRLIFIARNVPAVGYALFTLRPRATAAYATSLKAAEHILESNRYLLEMDDHTGFIKRIYDKSLSREVLRGAGNELQLFKDTPAQWDAWEIALGERYAPAFRSMKVIESGPVRMVLRAEHDFLKPGVVKEMPTPDNPDSYFTQDIILYDSLYRIDFVTQADWWEEHVALKVAFAVNADDTAATFEIPFGTIRRPATRRTDWEKARHEVNMQKWFDLSDPANDYGVTLLNRAKYGGDVRDNIMRLTLLRAPIWPDPLADRGKHRIEYALLPHRGGWREGGSMRQGYEYNYPLLARVVSGGTGELPAALSFASVDAPNVMLHTIKCHEPIDGPDSAADKIWILRLFEFAGKPTDAVIRLPRTVKTACLSNFMEEQGPALTATGDRVRIHLAPNRIATLRVEFE
- a CDS encoding GDSL-type esterase/lipase family protein gives rise to the protein MHFCKRIIATLLLGATLLFGQDLLLQDQEVVVTLGNSITELGENPAGYVNLMRKSLAVLYPERRIYLVNAGISGHKSTDMAERFQRDVLDFKPAWVTISVGVNDVWHGFLARERGWTQLSAVPLAVYKEKVVEMVRRAQAQNIKVALFTTTVIKENLDSPENRALVPYNQALREIAKKEKCLLVDQDAAFRRVLQPLQKPGMSDRGILTYDGVHMLPAGDGLMARTALLAFGVSAIRLDQGKGLIEPAVRSEQEALKQSLARYAETNAEAGLPRPAEKRVVFYGSSSVDNWNLAQDFPGVPILNRGIGGESTHQFWLRYRQDVAQLKPAAMILFCGSLNDLWPDKRMNLDESRANIARLCRMAASQNIQVAVGAIMPVNDYLSGKEAALATHPIGQIQALNRWIQMLCEREGYQYLDFYTTVADSTGKLRRELSDDGMHCNAAGYTLWKPLVATTLKSWQITPKPGEL
- a CDS encoding family 20 glycosylhydrolase, with the translated sequence MKKHVLIGIVGLFLSLPAILPAAATLDLMPLPERVTLAEGQFRLDAAFTTVVTGPAEPRLYSAATRMLRRLSGRTGLFMTQDVITASTRVEQPSLTITCQRPGKVALGEDESYSLTISPQKIELHCVTDLGGLRGLETLLQLLQADAQGFYFPALTIQDKPRFPWRGLMIDVCRHWLPLEVIKRNLDGMAAVKMNVLHLHLSEDQGFRIESKLYPELTRLGSDGFFFTQTQMKEIIDYADERGIRVIPEFDMPGHTTAWFVSHPELASAPGPYTIERRWGVFDPTMDPTKESTYKLLERFLGEMASLFPDPYLHIGGDENNGKQWNASPAIQAWMKRNGIKDNHSLQAYFNSRLLKILSRHGKKMVGWDEILHPQMPKTIVIQSWRGPQFLVKSARQGYQGILSNGYYIDLIQPASFHYLNDPVPADSALTPDEAARILGGEATSWAELVTPETVDSRIWPRTAVIAERLWSPASVRDVDDMYRRMEILSPRMEELGLTHIKNYEMMLRRLTNQQETSALRTFTDVVEPLKLYARHSQGVTYLQHSPYTRVVDAARPESMTARAFASHVAAFLATPSSPEGDTVMNQLAVWQENHARLLQIMERAPAIREIESLSQDLADLAALGLQAAEAIQEGRKLGSDWAFSKQIVVDRAKKSRGQVELMVVAPIARLIQAAE
- a CDS encoding MFS transporter, which encodes MKSKFPATFWTANTVELFERGAYYAVASFVVIYLNETLGMAPTKSTFLNGTLLWGLIYFLPILSGTLADRFGFKKSLVLAFLLISLGYLTMGSLQRTWPALIGGDPSRIDYTLPAVAGILLIGIGGSIVKPCISGTVQKTSGSNTTFGFAIFYMVINIGSMLGRTVSYFVRTHYGIPAIFSSVATTFALIGLLIVLFIYREPLYQQPQAASAVQKPKSAGEALKEMVIVLGKLRFVFFLVVISFFWFIYVQIYNLIPLYLRFIDKEAPVELYTLMNPVMIVCFQLLLTRFSKAWSPLKSIMAGVGVTVVGMLLNIIPSLTSGGALQPIAIGSFAMPLAGLFILISIASMAVGEMFASPRIYQYIGAIAPRGQEGLYLGYANLPMALGTIVGAPLGGYLFESLIRNPADQGLATRAPLMWTVVALMGIVCMAGLWLYDRIMLKK